A genome region from Blautia coccoides includes the following:
- a CDS encoding aconitase X swivel domain-containing protein codes for MENRIIKGRGAYEGVMEGEALVLPDSVQGWAGLDEKTGIIIEEANSKFGAYIGGKILILPCAKGSNGWASHFYSASVAGHKPTAWVIEKLDSRCAACIVELGIPTVVETEEEACKIIHDGDYIRVDGNKGIVEILKRAE; via the coding sequence ATGGAGAATAGGATCATCAAAGGACGCGGAGCCTATGAAGGAGTCATGGAAGGAGAAGCGCTCGTCCTTCCTGACAGTGTACAGGGATGGGCCGGATTAGACGAAAAAACGGGTATCATCATAGAAGAAGCCAACAGCAAATTCGGTGCGTATATCGGCGGAAAGATTCTGATCCTTCCCTGTGCTAAGGGGAGCAACGGATGGGCCAGCCATTTTTATTCCGCTTCTGTGGCCGGACATAAGCCCACTGCATGGGTCATCGAAAAACTGGACTCCCGCTGCGCTGCCTGTATTGTGGAACTGGGCATACCTACAGTTGTGGAGACTGAGGAAGAAGCCTGTAAGATCATTCATGATGGAGACTATATCCGTGTGGATGGCAATAAGGGAATCGTAGAAATACTGAAACGGGCGGAATGA
- a CDS encoding PocR ligand-binding domain-containing protein, translating to MAEGYEHSEEKAHLEEKDHLEEMLDNFAKATELGIIAVNTYGEVFLASKDYYECTYCRQVQNTEAGKAHCRRTYKKACRQAFMWKEPYFFVCHAGLVMWAVPIYADGTEVGAVMCGQVLLWEPDHIFHQDAEKFCGSVEEREEMERNIKKLRVISADQCQSSANLLQVMMQYLSKTQNAIFMDQKNLLSWRDAMTTRIEERKKTLENEKFDWSVYLKREKRYLQYVRMADKDKIQNMLEMLFTDMEILCSYDKTLVKSALHDFMAVTARAIVEAGADSEVVMNGVKHYRQDMKHVENIEEMMELTYRMLNRWFDSIYLLGTDDHISVMKTVREYIEENYNRKITLDDICGHVFLSRSYLCTLFRQKTGGTINDYILRVRIEKSIELMRNRELSIKEIMRQCGFESQSYYTKTFRRLIGVNPGQYRNKFL from the coding sequence ATGGCGGAGGGTTACGAACATTCAGAGGAAAAGGCTCATCTGGAAGAAAAAGATCATCTGGAAGAGATGCTGGATAACTTTGCAAAAGCAACAGAGCTGGGGATCATAGCGGTCAACACTTATGGAGAAGTCTTTCTCGCCAGCAAAGACTACTATGAGTGCACATACTGCCGTCAGGTACAGAATACGGAGGCGGGGAAGGCACACTGCAGGCGTACCTACAAAAAGGCGTGCAGACAGGCTTTTATGTGGAAGGAACCGTATTTTTTTGTCTGCCATGCAGGTCTTGTCATGTGGGCAGTTCCCATCTATGCCGATGGAACAGAGGTGGGAGCTGTCATGTGCGGACAAGTCCTTTTGTGGGAGCCGGACCACATCTTTCACCAGGATGCGGAAAAATTCTGCGGGAGCGTGGAAGAGAGAGAGGAAATGGAGCGGAATATAAAAAAGCTGCGGGTGATCTCAGCGGACCAGTGCCAGTCCTCTGCCAACCTGCTGCAGGTCATGATGCAGTATCTCTCCAAAACGCAAAATGCAATCTTTATGGACCAGAAGAATCTTCTGAGCTGGCGCGATGCCATGACGACCAGGATCGAGGAGAGGAAAAAGACACTGGAAAATGAAAAATTTGACTGGTCTGTCTATCTGAAAAGGGAGAAACGGTATCTGCAGTATGTGCGCATGGCAGACAAGGATAAAATTCAGAACATGCTGGAGATGCTGTTTACAGACATGGAGATACTGTGCTCCTATGACAAGACGCTTGTGAAGTCAGCACTGCATGATTTCATGGCTGTGACTGCCAGGGCGATCGTGGAGGCAGGGGCGGACAGCGAGGTTGTCATGAACGGCGTGAAACATTACAGGCAGGATATGAAACATGTGGAGAACATTGAGGAGATGATGGAGCTTACCTATCGGATGCTGAACCGCTGGTTTGACAGTATTTATCTTTTGGGAACAGATGATCATATCAGTGTCATGAAAACAGTCAGGGAATACATAGAAGAGAATTATAATAGAAAAATAACCCTGGATGACATCTGCGGCCATGTGTTTTTGAGCAGGTCTTATCTCTGTACCTTGTTCCGCCAGAAAACGGGCGGTACCATAAACGATTATATCCTGAGAGTCAGGATCGAAAAATCCATTGAGTTGATGAGAAACCGGGAACTGAGCATAAAGGAGATCATGAGACAGTGTGGATTTGAAAGCCAGAGTTACTATACAAAAACCTTCCGAAGACTGATAGGGGTCAATCCCGGACAGTACAGGAATAAATTTTTATAG
- a CDS encoding zinc metallopeptidase yields the protein MFFYYDATYLLVLAGVVLCVAASANVNQTYKKYSTVGNARHMTAEQAARTILERAGISQVRIERVGGSLTDHYDPRNKVLRLSEAVYGSESVAAIGVAAHECGHAIQDEVGYVPIKIRGAIVPVVNLGSALCWPLFLIGLLMGAPGLVNIGIILFSLVVAFQLVTLPVEFNASGRAMRILDGTGILSGSELQGAGKVLRAAALTYVASALSSILQLLRLVLLSGRRRN from the coding sequence ATGTTTTTTTATTATGACGCCACGTATCTTCTGGTCCTTGCAGGTGTCGTGCTCTGTGTGGCGGCATCGGCAAATGTAAACCAGACTTATAAAAAGTACAGTACAGTGGGAAATGCCAGACACATGACAGCAGAACAGGCAGCCAGGACTATACTGGAGCGGGCAGGGATCAGCCAGGTTAGGATCGAGAGAGTGGGAGGGAGCCTGACCGATCATTATGATCCCAGAAATAAAGTGCTGCGGCTGTCTGAGGCAGTTTACGGCTCTGAGTCAGTGGCAGCCATCGGTGTAGCGGCACATGAGTGCGGCCATGCCATACAGGATGAGGTGGGATATGTACCCATCAAGATCAGAGGAGCCATTGTTCCGGTGGTGAATCTCGGCTCTGCCTTATGCTGGCCCTTGTTCCTCATTGGACTTTTGATGGGGGCACCCGGCCTGGTGAACATAGGGATCATTTTGTTCTCCCTGGTGGTTGCGTTTCAGTTGGTTACGCTTCCGGTGGAGTTTAACGCATCCGGCAGAGCTATGCGTATACTGGACGGAACAGGAATCCTTTCGGGGAGTGAACTGCAGGGCGCCGGGAAAGTGCTGCGGGCCGCCGCGCTTACTTATGTGGCATCTGCGCTCTCCTCTATCCTGCAGCTCCTGCGCTTGGTACTGCTGTCGGGAAGACGGAGAAATTAA
- a CDS encoding trimethylamine methyltransferase family protein gives MRPSIKYLSEAEVVRVHEKALEMLENLGMKFEGAEARDYFAKAGAEVSGQIVKIPRNIIEEGLKTVPKREEFVLYGRTPDKDVHVKDRVPSLAAMTMATHVLDPETGLRRKATDRDLALITRIMEKLDTVTIASALVTPQDVPMAASDWYTWATSIKNTTKHITGGAVGKEGVRDAIKMASLAVGSEEEFLKRPFISFWVLTMPPLRVDENTSNVLMEAAVHKVPSVISSGGILGMTSPMSVESALVHTHAETLACIALSQLVNPGAPVIYSSYVRSMDMKTMCINMSSPESIIMKVGMSQMGDYVGLPTKMPANLRDGKVLDAQAGFETGMGGLAGALSCDFIVSMQLDMDLMVDFADMIYSDECMQILQRMARPLNFDDETLAYDNMEEVGPGNTFLETDHTFEHFKDEIWMPRYMERGTWENWEANGSRDIRKVCAEKVKDMLEELRDHEILPKDVRDAIDAVAAGSSEKAKNIKR, from the coding sequence ATGAGACCATCGATCAAGTATTTAAGTGAGGCGGAAGTAGTACGGGTACATGAAAAAGCATTGGAAATGCTGGAAAATCTGGGTATGAAATTCGAGGGCGCAGAGGCAAGAGACTATTTTGCGAAAGCAGGGGCAGAGGTGTCCGGCCAGATTGTAAAGATACCACGGAATATTATTGAGGAGGGGCTTAAGACGGTTCCCAAGAGGGAGGAATTCGTTTTATATGGAAGGACTCCTGACAAAGACGTACATGTGAAAGACAGGGTGCCGTCCCTGGCGGCCATGACCATGGCCACCCATGTGCTGGACCCGGAGACAGGATTGCGCAGGAAAGCTACGGACAGAGATCTTGCCCTGATCACAAGGATCATGGAAAAACTGGACACGGTGACAATTGCCAGTGCACTGGTCACCCCACAGGATGTACCCATGGCAGCATCAGACTGGTACACCTGGGCCACTTCCATCAAAAATACCACAAAACACATCACAGGCGGAGCTGTGGGGAAAGAGGGCGTGCGGGATGCTATAAAGATGGCAAGCCTGGCGGTGGGAAGCGAGGAAGAGTTCCTGAAACGGCCTTTTATATCTTTCTGGGTCCTGACCATGCCGCCGCTGCGTGTGGATGAGAATACATCCAATGTACTGATGGAGGCCGCTGTGCATAAGGTGCCTTCTGTCATCAGTTCCGGAGGTATTCTGGGCATGACATCGCCTATGTCAGTGGAGAGCGCGCTGGTGCATACCCATGCGGAGACTCTGGCCTGCATAGCCCTGTCACAGCTTGTGAATCCGGGGGCGCCTGTTATCTATTCCAGCTATGTGCGCAGTATGGATATGAAGACCATGTGCATCAACATGTCCTCACCGGAGAGTATCATCATGAAGGTGGGAATGTCACAGATGGGAGATTATGTGGGGCTGCCCACAAAGATGCCCGCCAACCTGCGCGACGGCAAGGTTCTGGATGCGCAGGCAGGATTTGAGACCGGTATGGGCGGACTGGCAGGAGCGCTGAGCTGCGATTTCATCGTTTCCATGCAGCTTGATATGGACCTTATGGTGGACTTCGCAGATATGATTTATTCGGATGAGTGTATGCAGATCCTGCAGAGGATGGCACGTCCACTTAACTTTGACGATGAGACTCTGGCCTATGATAATATGGAGGAAGTGGGGCCCGGCAATACATTCCTGGAGACAGACCACACCTTTGAACATTTCAAGGATGAAATCTGGATGCCAAGATATATGGAAAGGGGTACCTGGGAGAACTGGGAAGCAAACGGCAGCCGTGATATCCGCAAGGTATGCGCGGAAAAAGTAAAGGATATGCTGGAAGAGCTGCGCGATCATGAAATCCTTCCAAAGGATGTGAGGGATGCCATCGACGCTGTTGCTGCCGGTTCCTCGGAGAAGGCGAAGAATATCAAGCGTTAG
- a CDS encoding cobalamin-dependent protein (Presence of a B(12) (cobalamin)-binding domain implies dependence on cobalamin itself, in one of its several forms, or in some unusual lineages, dependence on a cobalamin-like analog.) → MDIYEEIRRNLLGGKADEVVNLIKKAIAVCYPPESVLKEGLILGVDTLAYKFRNSEVCVPEALRVARALNAGLRCLTPYLDQGGARQCTAVIGTVEGDVHDIGKNLVKIYLSTLNIDMVDLGVDVTKEEFVEAAVENEAKLVMASALLPTTVCELRGIIEELERAGIRDKVIVFVGGLSVSREYAEEIGADYYTRDAIELRDFLNKNLSKILKEI, encoded by the coding sequence ATGGATATATATGAAGAGATCAGGCGGAATCTTCTGGGTGGGAAAGCCGACGAGGTGGTTAATCTCATAAAGAAAGCAATCGCCGTCTGCTATCCTCCGGAATCGGTGCTGAAAGAGGGGCTGATCCTGGGAGTGGATACACTGGCGTACAAGTTCCGCAACAGTGAGGTCTGTGTGCCGGAGGCCCTGAGGGTGGCCCGGGCACTGAATGCGGGTCTCAGATGCCTGACCCCTTATCTGGACCAAGGCGGGGCAAGGCAGTGCACAGCGGTCATCGGCACTGTGGAGGGGGATGTCCATGATATCGGAAAGAATCTGGTCAAGATATACCTCTCCACCCTGAATATAGACATGGTGGATTTAGGTGTGGACGTGACAAAGGAGGAATTTGTGGAGGCGGCTGTGGAGAATGAGGCCAAGCTTGTCATGGCATCTGCGCTTCTTCCAACAACAGTCTGTGAGCTGAGGGGGATCATAGAGGAGCTGGAGAGAGCCGGAATAAGGGACAAGGTGATTGTCTTTGTGGGAGGCCTGTCCGTCAGCAGAGAATACGCGGAGGAGATCGGAGCGGACTATTACACCAGGGATGCCATTGAACTGCGAGATTTCCTGAACAAGAACCTATCCAAAATCCTGAAAGAAATATAG
- a CDS encoding aconitase X, protein MKLTPYEQEMLDGKFGRFKQIALENVLKYARVVGAEELVEVTKSTLYFGAHSYLETCKADTYDEIFAKMYLCTDEKVELGEFEKTCYCQTCVAPCDQYDYEVTHLPKELFDKNTEYLSRTLKAGCCIAGSCTPYLNGWVPLFGEHVVTSESSNITMSNSAFGARCNADGEEAITWISICGRAPKWGFYLPENRYADTVYHIECRSETRFDWDIIGYTVGRMLPSAGVPVLTGDFHRPTLTMLKQCFTAMATTSACELCHIVGVTPEARSLEDARGNKPLRGEFTITQKDYEESYRQICSAGEGKINFVLLGCPHYSLEDIQQVANYIHGKKVAEGVELHVWTDMSTLAMAKASGFVKTIEDAGGNVLSSSCAMVMDPAAFSHVTAMVTDSGKQGHYMHSCFGTEKHVPIYYGDVCKCIDAAAAGYWKGEA, encoded by the coding sequence ATGAAATTAACACCATATGAACAGGAAATGCTGGATGGAAAATTCGGCCGCTTTAAACAGATCGCGTTGGAAAATGTTTTAAAATATGCCCGTGTGGTAGGTGCAGAAGAACTGGTGGAAGTCACAAAATCCACACTGTACTTTGGAGCACATTCCTATCTGGAAACCTGCAAAGCAGATACATACGATGAAATTTTCGCGAAAATGTATCTCTGCACAGATGAAAAAGTAGAATTAGGGGAATTCGAGAAGACCTGCTACTGTCAGACCTGTGTTGCACCCTGCGACCAGTATGATTATGAAGTGACCCATCTCCCAAAAGAGCTGTTTGACAAAAATACCGAATATCTGAGTCGTACGCTGAAGGCCGGCTGCTGTATTGCCGGTTCCTGCACCCCGTACCTGAACGGCTGGGTTCCGTTATTTGGAGAGCATGTAGTCACATCAGAGTCCAGCAACATTACTATGAGCAACTCGGCATTCGGAGCACGATGCAATGCAGACGGAGAGGAAGCGATCACATGGATCTCTATCTGCGGACGCGCTCCAAAATGGGGATTTTATCTTCCGGAAAACCGTTATGCGGATACCGTATATCATATTGAGTGCAGATCAGAGACAAGATTTGACTGGGATATCATCGGATATACGGTAGGGCGCATGCTGCCTTCCGCCGGAGTTCCTGTATTGACAGGCGATTTCCACAGACCAACATTGACCATGTTAAAGCAGTGCTTTACTGCCATGGCCACTACAAGTGCATGTGAGCTGTGCCACATAGTCGGAGTGACACCGGAGGCTCGTTCCCTGGAAGACGCCAGAGGAAACAAACCTCTCAGGGGCGAATTTACCATTACTCAAAAAGATTATGAGGAATCATACCGCCAGATCTGCAGTGCGGGGGAAGGAAAGATCAACTTTGTATTACTGGGATGTCCCCACTATAGTCTGGAGGATATTCAGCAGGTGGCCAATTATATCCATGGGAAAAAAGTGGCGGAAGGTGTAGAACTCCATGTCTGGACAGATATGTCTACCCTCGCAATGGCTAAGGCCAGTGGTTTTGTTAAAACCATAGAGGATGCCGGAGGCAATGTGTTGTCAAGCAGTTGTGCCATGGTCATGGATCCCGCAGCTTTCAGTCATGTGACAGCTATGGTGACGGATTCCGGTAAACAGGGGCACTATATGCACTCCTGCTTCGGAACGGAGAAACATGTTCCGATCTATTATGGCGATGTCTGTAAATGTATTGATGCCGCTGCGGCAGGCTATTGGAAAGGAGAAGCATAA